DNA from Jatrophihabitans sp.:
ACACCTAGTGCTCGCGCCGGGCTGGGGCGAGTTCGCTGTCGCTGGATGAGAAAAAGGTCTTGAGCCGGACGAGGTTGGCCCGGCAGGGCTGGCCCGGGGGCCACTGGCCGGAGGAGTCATCGCCGCGACGGCGGGGGACGCGGTGCGCGATGGCCAGCGTCGCCAGCGCTATCAGCGCACCGGCCAACACGTCGACCAGGTAGTGGTTGCCGGTGAGCACGACCACCACCGCGGTGATCGCGGGATAGCACAGCCACAGCCGGCGCAGCGTCGTGTGAGAGACCAGCCGATAGGCCACCACCGCGCTCCAGACGGCCCAGGCCAGGTGCAGGGAGGGGAAGGCGCCGAACTGGTCGGCGGTCACCGGCCCACCGTGGGTGGGGCCGAAGCCGGCCTCGGCCACCGAGTCGACAAAGCCGAAGCCGGGCAGGAACCGCGGCGGCGCGACCGGGTAGAGCAGGAAGAAGATCAGGCCGAAGACGTTGGTCAGCACCAGCGCGTTGCGCGCTCGCCGGTAGCTGCCGGCTCGGCGCCACCAGCACCACACCAGCACTGCGAGGGTCACCGACAGGTGGGTGAACTGATACCAGTAGCTGGCTGCCAGTGACAACGCAGCCTGCTCGGTGGCCCACAGGTTCGCCGCCAGCTCGATGTCGATGCCCAGCCAGCGCTCGAGGTCGAGCAGCTGCCGGCCATGGCGCAGCGCGGCCACCTCACGGACCGCGGCATGACCGCGGACCATGTCATAGGCCCACAGCAGCAACAGCAGGACCAGCAGCTCACCGATGATCCGGGGCCGCCTGACCGATGCGACGCCGCCCTGGCCGGCCGGCGACGGGGAAGGGCTCGCAGTTGCCTGGATTAGGCCGCGGTGGGAGCTCATAGGCTATTCGAGCACGCGTGAGTCAGGTCCCGGGCCACCGACGCCTCCCTCGCTGTCTGGCGGCCGGTGTCAGGGCCGCCGCTCGCGCGGACGCGCCGGCGCCGCTGTGCAGCCCCGTTCGCCCGCCCGAGGATTCTCGCAGAGGCAGAGCTGAGAACGACAATCGCCGAGACCGCCCGGATAGGGTGCGGGGATGGGCGTGGCGGCTGAGGTGGCGGTGCTGCGGCTGAGCGCCTTCGCCCTGCGCGGCGAGGGTGGCAACCCGGCCGGTGTGGTGCTCGACGCCCGGGCGCTGAGCGAGCGCGACATGCTGGCCGTGGCCGCGGACGTCGGCTACTCCGAGACGGTGTTCGTGATGGACGGACCGCCGGTGGCTCAGCGGCGTCGCTACACCGTGCGGTACTTCTCCCCGCTGGCCGAGGTGCCGTTCTGCGGCCATGCCACGATCGCGCTGGGCGCGGCCCTGGGCAGTGAGCTGGGGGCCGGGGACCTGATGCTGGACACCGCTGCCGGCCCGGTGGCGTTGAGCACCGGACAACACTCCTCGGGGCAGTGGTGGACCCGGTTGACCAGCGTCGCAGCACGGCAACGGCCGCCTGCGCCGGCAGCGCTGCGCCAGGCCCTGGACTGCTTCGGCTGGTCGGCAGACGTGCTGGACCCAGGGCTGCCGCCGATGCTGTCCTACGCCGGGGCCTGGCACCTGATCCTGGGTCTGGCCGAGCGGGGCGCCCTGGACACCATGAGCTATGACTTCGCCGCCCTGCAGAGCCTGTGCGCCGAACAGGGCTGGACCACGGTCAACCTGGTGTTCCAGGTGAGCCCCTTCGAGCACCTGTCCCGCAACCCCTTCCCGGCCGGCGGCGTGGTCGAGGACCCGGCGACGGGCGCGGCGGCCGCGGCGTACGGCTCCTACCTGGCGGCGCTCGGCGTGGTCAGACCGCCGGTCCGCCTGCGCATCGAGCAGGGCGCGCAGATCGGGCGGCCCAGCGAGCTGATCGTCGACCTGCACGCCGGCCGGGCCTCGGTGGAGGTGACCGGGGCGGTCATCTCGATCGGCGAGCAGCGTCCAGCTCCTGGCGCTAGGCGCGCAGTG
Protein-coding regions in this window:
- a CDS encoding PhzF family phenazine biosynthesis isomerase; the protein is MGVAAEVAVLRLSAFALRGEGGNPAGVVLDARALSERDMLAVAADVGYSETVFVMDGPPVAQRRRYTVRYFSPLAEVPFCGHATIALGAALGSELGAGDLMLDTAAGPVALSTGQHSSGQWWTRLTSVAARQRPPAPAALRQALDCFGWSADVLDPGLPPMLSYAGAWHLILGLAERGALDTMSYDFAALQSLCAEQGWTTVNLVFQVSPFEHLSRNPFPAGGVVEDPATGAAAAAYGSYLAALGVVRPPVRLRIEQGAQIGRPSELIVDLHAGRASVEVTGAVISIGEQRPAPGARRAVSP
- a CDS encoding phosphatase PAP2 family protein, which translates into the protein MSSHRGLIQATASPSPSPAGQGGVASVRRPRIIGELLVLLLLLWAYDMVRGHAAVREVAALRHGRQLLDLERWLGIDIELAANLWATEQAALSLAASYWYQFTHLSVTLAVLVWCWWRRAGSYRRARNALVLTNVFGLIFFLLYPVAPPRFLPGFGFVDSVAEAGFGPTHGGPVTADQFGAFPSLHLAWAVWSAVVAYRLVSHTTLRRLWLCYPAITAVVVVLTGNHYLVDVLAGALIALATLAIAHRVPRRRGDDSSGQWPPGQPCRANLVRLKTFFSSSDSELAPARREH